One Gossypium hirsutum isolate 1008001.06 chromosome A11, Gossypium_hirsutum_v2.1, whole genome shotgun sequence genomic window carries:
- the LOC121209822 gene encoding 3-epi-6-deoxocathasterone 23-monooxygenase CYP90C1, whose amino-acid sequence MNKPYKEEKATLVCFNPEKMGWGFVLMMSLLMGTVVAGWFWYKNKEEKKMKSGIPKGSLGWPFLGETLDFIACGYTSRPVSFMDKRKLLHGNVFKTHILGTPIIVSTDPDVNKVVLQNHGNTFVPAYPKSIRLLLGPSSILQMNGNLQKRVHALIAGFLRSPQLKTRITTNIENSVRQTLGSWQHMQPVHVQQETKKITFQVLVKVLMSVDPGEDLEFMKREFEEFIKGLICLPIKFPGTRLYKSLKAKERLVKMVEKIVKERKMGMAKTGENSVVNDAVDVLLRDISEEGDDDEQGETKEKQSLPLDYISGNIIEMMIPGEETVPMAMTLAVKFLGDSPVALHRLMEENMELKKQKMNCGEDYSWSDYLSLPFTQNIISETLRLANIINGVWRKAVKDIDIKGYLIPQGWCVLASFISVHMDEENYEHPYRFHPWRWERLGTAVNNNSFTPFGGGQRLCPGIELSRLEISIFLHHLITSYRWVAEEDHIIYFPTVRIKRKLPIRVTRL is encoded by the exons ATGAATAAGCCGTACAAAGAAGAAAAAGCAACCCTCGTCTGCTTCAATCCAGAGAAGATGGGATGGGGATTTGTATTAATGATGAGCTTGTTGATGGGTACTGTTGTTGCAGGGTGGTTTTGGTATAAAAACAAGGAGGAGAAAAAGATGAAGAGTGGGATACCGAAAGGGAGCTTGGGTTGGCCTTTCTTAGGTGAAACTCTTGACTTCATTGCTTGTGGTTACACCTCTCGACCTGTCAGTTTCATGGACAAACGCAAGCTCct GCATGGGAATGTGTTCAAAACACACATCTTGGGAACACCTATTATAGTTTCAACTGATCCCGACGTGAACAAGGTGGTTTTACAGAACCATGGCAACACCTTTGTTCCTGCTTACCCCAAATCCATCCGATTGTTGCTTGGCCCGTCTTCCATACTTCAAATGAATGGTAACCTTCAGAAGAGAGTACATGCACTCATTGCAGGCTTCCTCAGGTCCCCGCAGCTTAAAACCCGTATTACTACGAACATTGAGAACTCTGTGAGACAAACTTTGGGTTCTTGGCAACACATGCAGCCCGTACATGTTCAACAAGAAACCAAAAAG ATTACGTTCCAAGTCTTGGTTAAAGTTTTAATGAGTGTTGATCCCGGTGAAGATTTGGAGTTTATGAAGAGAGAATTTGAGGAATTCATCAAAGGTTTGATTTGCTTGCCTATCAAGTTTCCAGGAACAAGACTATATAAATCTCTCAAG GCCAAAGAAAGGTTAGTAAAAATGGTGGAAAAGATTGTGAAGGAGAGAAAAATGGGCATGGCGAAAACAGGCGAAAACAGTGTGGTCAATGATGCAGTGGACGTCCTGTTACGTGACATTAGTGAAGAAGGTGATGATGATGAACaaggagaaacaaaagagaagcAATCTTTGCCGTTGGATTACATCAGTGGGAACATAATAGAGATGATGATCCCAGGAGAAGAGACGGTTCCCATGGCAATGACCCTCGCTGTCAAATTCCTCGGTGACAGCCCTGTTGCTCTCCACCGGTTGATG GAAGAGAATATGGAACTGAAAAAGCAAAAGATGAATTGTGGTGAAGATTATAGTTGGTCTGACTACTTGTCTTTGCCATTCACTCAAAAT ATAATAAGTGAAACTCTTAGACTGGCAAATATCATCAATGGAGTTTGGAGGAAAGCAGTAAAGGACATTGATATCAAAG GCTATCTGATACCACAGGGATGGTGTGTTCTAGCTTCTTTCATTTCTGTTCATATGGATGAAGAAAATTATGAACACCCTTATCGTTTCCATCCATGGAGATGGGAG AGACTAGGAACTGCTGTTAACAACAATAGCTTTACACCATTTGGAGGTGGGCAGAGGCTTTGCCCTGGTATAGAACTATCAAGGCTTGAAATTTCAATCTTCCTTCACCATCTCATCACCAGTTACAG ATGGGTTGCTGAAGAGGATCACATTATCTACTTTCCAACAGTTAGGATCAAGAGGAAGCTGCCAATCAGAGTCACCCGCTTATGA